The following nucleotide sequence is from Halapricum desulfuricans.
GTCGAAGTCGGGCCACTCGGTGACGACGTTCTCGAGGTTGTCCGAGCAGATGTTCGCGGCCGTCTGGAGCATCGACGACTGCGCCTCGAAGCCGTCCTTGGCCCGTCCGGCACGGGCCGCCCGCGAGAAGGCCTTGTCGATGAGTTCCGACGATCGCGGGGTCGTCGGGAGATTCTCGAAGGGTTGGCTCATTGGGCGTCCGTAGACGGCGGGAACGGAAAAGCGACCCTATTGCGACCGTCTAGTAGTCGCCTCGCAACCCCATCCAGCGATTACCGCGCCAGCGGCAGGTTGTACCCGGTCTCGCGTTCGACGACAGTCTCCCAGGTCAGTTCGCACTCACAGGAGACCTGCTCGAAGACCGACGGGTCCTGCCGGAGGTTGAAGTCCTTGATCGCCTTCTGGACGCGGTCGTCACACTCCCCGCAGTTGTGCGGACCGCGGTCCGAGCCGTGACCGACCGGATCGGAGACGACGATGACGTCCTCGTCGGCCGTCGATTCGAGCACCTCGGCGACGCTCCAGAGCCACGGCGGCCGGTAGCCGTCCTCGAAGTAGAGCTGCTCGACCTCGGTGTACTTCTGGACGTTCGTCGGGTTCATCGAGACGGTGTGACACCCCTCGACGCCCGCACAGCGGCGGATCGATCGCTTCATGTCCTCGATCGCTTCGGACTCGCTAAGAAACGGCGGCTTCAGCAGGAGATAGGCTTTCACGCCCGCGCTCGCGTCCTCGGCGGCGGCGTCGGCCGCGCGCACCTCGGCGGCGGCCTCCGCGAAGTCAGCGAACTCGAAGTACTTGTTCACGCAGTCGCGGCGGACCCGATCGGTCGCGGTCTCGAGACCGACAGCGACGTCGGTCTCCAGCCCTTCGTCGGTGAAGTCGGCGATCTTCTCGCGGTCGACGAAGTCCGGCAGACTCTCGACGACGATCCGCTCGCGGTCGGCGAACGCCGACGCGATGGCCCGGCGGGTCTCGGCCGGCACCTCGCGCTCGTCGAGGAAGCTCCCGGAGGTGTAAATCTTGACCTGTTCGGCGGGCTCGTCGGCGTTGTCGCGTTCGTGGTCGAGCGTCGCGTCGATCTGGGTCAGCAGGTCCTCGTGGGCGACGGTGCCGCCCTCGACCGATTCGGCGACGTAGCCACACATCGTACAGCCGCCAGCGCGGGCCCACCGACAGCCACCGGTGTTGAGCACGATCGTCAGGCTCCGGACGATCCCGTCCGGCGTGTTGTCCTCGTCGAGCCAGACCCGGGTCGGCTCGGTCGGGTCGTAGCTCTTGTCCTTGCGACTGCGGATCTCCCGCATCACCTGATTGTGGGCGTCCATTCCCTTCCCCCGCTCGTAGACCTCGGGGCTCGGCTTGCTCATCGTCGTGACGTAACCGGTGCGGTCGTAAATCCCCTGCGTTCGTCGTGACCGCTAGTGTCTGTCACTGTCCACGGCCGACTGCGTCGAACCGTTCGAGGACCGACTCGTCTTCGAGCAGGCGGGTCGCACGTTCGCGGAGTCGCTCGGAGCGGTCGACGAGTTCGGCGTAGCCGTCGTGGTTCTGCCGCCGTTCGTCGTTCGTCTGGGCTTCGATCACGGCCCGTTTCGATTCGACGCCGAAGTATTCGCCGAGCGTCTCGTAGGCGAGGACTCGCCGTTGCTGGTCGATCGCCGCTCGCACGTCCTCGCGCTCGACGGGCTTACAGAGGTAGTCGTCGAACGGCAGTTCCAGCACGTCGAAATCGGGATCGACCGCCGTCACCATGACGACGCGGCCATAATACCCCCGCTCGTCGAGTTCCCGGAGGACGTCGTCACCGGACATCTCGGGCATATGTCGATCCAGCAAAACGACGTCGATCGGCTCCTGTTCAAGCACGGAGAGCGCTTCCGGCCCGCTGTAGGCGGTCTCGACGTCACAGAACCCGCGCAGTCGCAACGCGTACGCGTCTGCGACTTCCCGCTCGTCGTCGACGACGAGCACCCGAAGCTGTCCGGCAGCCTCCGACATGGTAACAGTGGAACTGGGGCTTCGAGTCGGACAATATATAATTGATGGGCTTTCGACAGGGCGGCGCTCTCGAACTTCGCTACCGATGTCTGCATACCTAGAGCGACTGCGCTCTAGATACCTAGCCATCGGTTCCAGTAGCGTGGGGGCGGAACCGCGATGTATGGCCGCCCGAGCTGACCCCTCCAAGCCGAACCGCGCCGCTGACCGACCGCAGCCGACCGATCTGTCCGGGACGGAACTCCTGGAGCTGTTCGGCGACGAGTACACCAGAGCGGTGTTCGAAGCCGTCGCAGAGAAGCCGCGCAGTGGGCGCGAAGTGGCCGACGCGGCCGACGTTTCCCGCGCGACCGCGTATCGCCGCCTCAACGACCTCCGGGACGTCGGTCTCGTCCGGAGCGAACTCTCGCTCAGCAGAGACGGCCACCACCGGGAGCGGTTCGAAGTCACCGACACCGCGATGTCGGTCTCGGTCGGCGGCGACGGAATCCAAGCGGCCGTCCGTTCCCGACCGGAGTAGCGCCACCGCCCGCCCGGAACGGGAGCCACTGTTTTGGGCCCGGCACACGGACCGAACTGCAAACAGGTGTTAATATGCCCGGGAACGTTCGTTGGGGCCTTGCGCCCGGAGAGCGATGAGAATCACCGCGCCGACAGTGGAGCTGGCAGCCAGCGTTACGGCGGTAGTCGCAAGTTCGGCGTTTCTCGCCACAGGCTTCCGATATCGGCGCGATCCGGCGGCCCGGCCGCTGGTCGCCGTCGCCGCCGCGTTATTCGCCGGCTCGGTCGCTCATCTCGGGCTCGTCGATCTCGAGCTCGGTCGCGTGTTGCTCGACGGTCCCGCGGACCCGGGACCGTTCTGGCAGCTCGTCGCCTTCGACCTCACGGCGCTGGTCGGCGTCTCGTGGTTCCTGTTCGCGCTTCAGTACACCGGCCGCGACGACAGCATCGCCTCGGTCGCCCGGGTTGCCGTCGCGGGCGTCCTCGTCCTCCTCGTCGGCCCGCACTTCGACCTGACGGTGTCGGGTCCGATCGTCGGGTTCTCGACCCGGGTGTCGAACGTCGTGCTTGGCCTCGCGGTCGTCCTCGCGGTCGCACTGGCGCTCATCGGTCTGTTTCTCGTCCTCGACGCCACTCTGAAACACAAGGCCTACCCCGCTTCACAGACCGCGGTTCACGTCGCCGCACTCGGGAGCGTCCTGCTGGCCCCTTTCGTTGCGACGACGGTTCGAGAGCCGCTCGTGACGCCGCTGTCGGTCGCGGCATCGAGCCTGCTGTTTTCCGGGTTGATCGTTCGCTATCGGGTCTTCGAAACGCTGCCGGTCGTCTCGCTCGTCGGTCGTGACCGGGTCATCGAGGAGATGTCCGACGGCGTCGTCATCGTCGGAGCCGACCGCCGGGTCCGGGACCTGAATCCCGCCGCAGAGGCGCTTTTCGGCGTCGATCGGTCGATAGCACTGGGAGAGCCGCTCCCGGTCGTGATCCCCGACGCCCCGGACCTTTCGACTGCGACAGGCTCCGGAGAGACCGACGTGATCCTCGACTCGGGACGGATCGTCTCAGTCAGCGTCGAGGCGACGACCGACAGCCGAGAACGGAGTCTGGGCTGGTTGCTCGTCTGTCGAGACATTACCGAGAAGCGACAGCAAGCGCGTCGCCTGAGAGTCCTCACGCGGGTCGTCGCCGGCGCGGCGACCGAGCAGATGCGCTCAGTCACCGACGTGACCGCGGCGATCGACGCCGGGGAGTGCGAGCCGACGCGGGGCGGCGACCGCATTCGGGAGACTACGACGACCGTCGCCGCGCTGGTCGACGACGTCCGCGACATCGAACGACGGCTGTCAGCCGGAGTACAATCGCCGCCACCTTCGGCAGACCTCCGGGACGTCCTCGGGTCGCTGTCCGTACCCGACGACGCTACCCTCACCGTCGACTCGGCGGCGGAGCGACGCCACGTCGCCGCCGATCCGGAACTGATCGCCGCGACGCTAGAGGTACTGCTGGTGGCGGCCGGTTCGGCGACACTTCGGATCGACGCCGACGAGTCGATCGCCGCTTCGATCGCCCCGTTCGACGCGTCGGATCCCGACTCGATCGAGGCGCTCTCGCTCCGCGTCGTTCGAGTCGCCGCCGAGAGCGCGTCGTGGGAACTCCGGACCGTCCCGGACGTGGCTCCGCCCGCGGTCCGGATCGTCATTCCCGGCGAAACGGGATCCGGAGGCGAACTCGCATGAACGCCACCCCAATGGTCGGTCTCGACCTCGTGACTGCCGGGGTCTTCGTTCTGCTGACTGTCGTGGGAGTTCGAAACCGCAAGCGTCCGGGTGCGACAGTGGCGAGCGCGCTATGGGCACTCCTCGGGGTCGTCGCCGCAGGTATCGCTGCGTCTCGCGCGAACATCGTGACCGACCGGGTCGCGCTCGGTGTGGCCTTTCTCGGCTGGGTCCTCGCCGTTCCCCTGTGGGCCGGGTTCGTCTCCTCGTACACCCGGCGCGGGCCGGCGCTCTCCCGACGTGGGATCGCGGCCGCGACGGGATACGTCGTCGTCGTTGCCGTCACGACGCTCTACGGGACGGTTATCGGGGAGCCGGCGAGCGGCGCGGCGCGACTCGCGATGGCCGTGTTGCAGACCCTGCTGCTCGGCGTCGGGCTGTTCGGCGTCTTCCTTGTTGTCCGCTCCGGACGGGTCGACAGCGGGATCGCCGGCCGGCAGGCGCTCTCGCTGTCGATCGGTGGACTCTGCGTGACGCTGTTTCTCTTCGCCGTCAGTACGCTCGACGCGGCCGATCCCGGAGCGCTCCCGCCGTTAGTGTCCGGCGTGCTCGCGATCGGTGCGCTCGCGTTCGCTGTCGGGACGTTCGGAGCCGACCTGTTCGGCGGCGCACCCGCGACCGGTCCGCTGGCGCGCCGGGCGCTGCTCGAGCGGATGCGGGCAGCGATCCTCGTCGTCGACCGCAAACGGCGACTCGTCGACGCGAACGCGGCCGCGGAGCGGACGTTCGATATCGCGCTCGAGACCGACGCGGGCCGACCGGCCGCGGCTGTCGTGGGCGTCGACCTCGACGATCTCGAGGACGGCCCGGTGACGATACCGACAGCACAGGGCGCTCGTGAGTTCGCAATCAGTCGTTCGGAGCTGACCGACCGCCGGGAGGAGACGGTCGGCCGCTCGTACCGCTTTCGGGACGTGACTGACCGACGAACCCGGCGGCAGCGACTGGACGTCCTCGAGCGCGTCCTGCGGCACAACCTCCGGAACGACCTCGACGCGATCCGGGGATTCGCCGAGGGCCTTTCCGACGGCGTGGCGGCCGATCCGGGCGTCGTGACCGAGCGCATCGACTCGCTCGCCGCCGAACTCGTCGAGATCGGCGAAACAGTCGAGCGAGCCGACCGGGTCATGCGGGACGCTCTCGATCCCGAGCCCATCAACCTCGTGACGCTCGTCCGGTCGGTCGTGGACGACGTCGACCGCCGCCACGAGTTCGAGTCGGTCGTCTCGCCCGCCGACGGAACCGAGCCGATCCGGACTGATCCGGCCGTTCTCCGCGCCGCGCTCACCGAAGTCATCGAGAACGCCGTCGAGCACAGCGACAGATCGCGCCCGGCAGTGCGCGTCGAGGTCGACCGAACCGACGAGACCGCGACCGTCACCGTCCGTGACGACGGACCGGGGATCCCGGAGCGGGAACGAGCGGTCCTGCTCGAGGGTGCCGAAGAGCCGCTCCGACACGGCTCGGGAGTCGGACTCTGGTTCGTCTCGTGGGCTGTGACACGTCTCGGCGGCGACCTCGACCTGCACGCGCCGGACGACGGCGGGAGCGAGGTCGTCGTCACGATCCCGGATCGCCGCGCGTGACCCGGCGACAGACGCCGATCCGACGGGTGGTCACGACGAGCGGTCGTCGAAGAACGTCTCTAGAAGCGTTCGTTGACCGGCACGGAGGTGATACAGCAGCGTGGAGCCGGTGATGTCAAGCGACGACGCGACCTCTTCGGCCGTGCTTCCTCGCGGAGATTCGAAGTAATCGGCGAGATACGCGGTCCGGAGAACCGTCTCCTGTCGGTCGGTGAGACGGTCCGACAGGCCGTCGCGGAACTCCCGAGCGGTCGTGACCGATCGCTCCCGTTCGCGCTTCGCGAGGACGTCTGCCTCGTGGTCACGGGCGAGCGACCGAACCGTCCGGCGGACGTCGCTCCCGGGTGGCAATTCGATCACGAGGCGGCCGCCCGAGCGGTCGTACGTCGCTTCCCGAACGGTGGCGCCGAGCGACGTGACCGAACGCAGAGGCGTTGAACCCACGAGTTCGATCTCGACGGTCTCGGACGTTACCCGTGCGTGGCCGACGGCGGGGATGTCCGACGCGGCCGCTTCGACGGCTTCGGGTCGGGCGTCTGCCGCGGTCACGTAACAGAGGACGGCGTCGCTCTCGTGGGCGACCAGTCCCCGAAGCGTCACCGCCGTCTCGAGTTCGGTGGCGACGATCGAAAGCGGCGTCTCGGCGTCGACGCCGAGGGTCACTTCCGTGACGGTATCTGAGAGGAGGAGTTCGCGGTTTCTCGCCGCCGTGACGGCGAACCCGGCGATTTCGCCGAGCGTCTCGAAGCTCCGGCGTTCGCGCTCGGAGAAGGCGTCCGTCCGGTCGGTGTAGACGCCGGCGACGCCGTAGACGGTCGATCCGTACGCCAGCGGGACCGCCAGCACCGACTGGACGCCGTCGCCGAACGCCGCCAGCCGAACGGTTTCGGGGACGTCCGGGTCGTCTGCGATCGGTTGGGCCAACCTGGCACGGCCGGTTTCGACGGCGCGCTCCTCGGGCGTCGCGTCCGGGCCGTCGAGCGCCCCCCGGACGGCGGAGAACGCGTCTCCGGTCTCGCCCGCGACGGCCCGGACGGTCAGCCCGTCCCCGTCGAGACCGCGTGCGCCGATCCAGGCGAACGTCCAGCGGTCTCGTTCGCCCAGTTCCCGGACGATCGTCTCTTCGATCTCGTCCCGTGACGAGGAACCGACCAGCGCCGCCAGGACCGCCGACTGCGCCTCGTCGATGACCGCTGCCCGTTCCCGTTCCGCCCGGAAGCGCTCGGCAGTCCGCGCTGCACGCCGCCGTTCGGAGACGTCTCGCAGGTACACTGTCGCTCCCCGGTCCGCGGGTGTCACTGACACGGCGAGCCACCGGTCGATTGTCGGATAGTACTCCTCGAACGTGGTCTCGGTGGTCTCGCCGTCGAGGGCAGCGAGCAGCGAATCGTCGACCGATCGCGGTAGTGCCTCCTCGATGGGGTCGCCTGACGGATCGCCGCCGATCAACTCCCCGGCAGCGTCGTTGACCTCGGTGACGGTGCCGTCGCTCGACACCGTGAGGACGCCGATCGGCGCTGCCTGCAGTCGGTCGTCCATGCGTTGTCCTCCGCGGCGGTCACGCTTCGGTCTGACGGTCGAACCGGACCTCGAACCGGACGCCGCCGCTCTCGGCGTCGGTGAGCGAAAGCTCCCAGCCGTGTGCCTCGACGATCCGCTCGACGATCGCAAGCCCCAGCCCGGTTCCGCGCTCGTCGGTCGTGTATCCGGCCTCGAGGGCGGCGTCGCGCTCGCTCTCGGGAATTCCGGGCCCGTCGTCGCTGACGTAGAACCCGTCCGAAAGGGGGCCGACCCGGATCTCGACACCGTCGTCAGCCCCCGCCTGACCGCTCGTCGAGTCGTGTGCAACGCCGTTCGCCTGACCGTTCGAGAGCGCGTCCGTCGAACCGTGTTCGACACTGTTTCGAAAGAGGTTCTCGAACAGCCGGCGGACGCGATCCGGATCGGCCCGAGTAACAGGTAACGGCTCCTCGACGTGCAGGGTCGCCCGGTCGGTCTCGACCGACTGCCACGCGTCCCCGACGAGGTCATCGACCGAGACGCCGTTTGAGGTGTCGATCGCGTCCTCTCCACTGGCGAGCGTGAGCACGTCGCGGACGATGTGTTCCATCCGGTCGTGCGCCGCCGCGACGGCCTCGAAGTGCTGTTCGTCCCCGGTCTCGGCCGCGGCCCGGAGGTGTGCCTTGGCGACGTCGAGGGGGTTTCGGAGGTCGTGACTGACGACGCTGGCCACGTGATCGAGTTCGATCGCCTCGGTCGCCGGCGTCGATTCGATCGGGGACAGGACGAGGAATCCGCATTCGTCGTCGCCCGGGACGTTGCGCGCGACGTACGCCGCGTCCCCTTCGAGGGACCACTCGATCGGCTCGCCGTCGAGCACGCTGTCTCGAACGTCACGCCGTGATTCGACCAGAAACCTGTCGAGAACGTCCGAGACCGTTTCGGGCGCGAATCCGTCGAACGTCGCCTCGAAGGCGTCGTTGACCGCCGTCACGACTGCCGTGTCGTCCGCGATAGTGTAGGCGACGATCGGGTCCGGATGGGCGCCGATCGGTATCGCCGGGGTACTGTGTGACATCGGTGTGTAGATTCGGTCGTCGGCTGGCGAACGGTGCGGGTCGCACTGTCGGGCGCGGTCTCGCGGGGAGAGTCGTGTCTGACAATTTGTGCCGCACCCGGATTGAGTGTTGTGGCCCGTTGCAGGGAGCGAAACGCGACTGGGACATTGAAGTCGGTCCCGTGTGATCGTTCGACCGAAGCCGTCCTGAACTGGCTTCGGATGTCATGAACACCGAGCAATTCGCCTCCGCTGACGCGGAGTCCGACTCGCCGTTCACACTGGAGAACAGCTACACCCTCGCGGTCGACGTCGAGGGATCGCTCATGGCCAAGGCGGGATCGATGGTCGCGTTCACGGGCGATCTCTCGTTTACCGGACAGGCCTCTCCCGAGGGCGGGATCACCGGCTTCATCAAGGAAGCCACGACCGGCGAGGGGACGCCGATCATGACCGTCGAAGGGTCCGGAACCGTGTATCTCGCCGATGACGAGAAGAAGGTCCAGCTTCTTGAACTCGAAGCGGACGAGTCGATCACGGTCAACGGCGAGGACGTCCTCGCGCTCGAGCCCCGGATCGACTACGAGATCTCGAAGATGGACAGTCTCGCCGGTGCGTTCGCCGGCGGATTCACCAACGTCTACCTCGAAGGCCCGGGCTTCGTCGCGCTCACGACCCACGGCGACCCCATCGTCTTCGAGCCGCCCGTCTCGACCGACCCGAGCGCGACCGTCGCCTGGAGCCGCACCACGCCCGACATCGAGGTCAACAAGAACCTCTCGGATATGATCGGTCAGGAGTCCGGCGAGCGCTTCCAGATGGACTTCCGCGGCTCCGAGGGCTATGTCGTCGTCCAGCCGTACGAAGAACTGTAGCGACACTCCCCGAGCGCCGGCACCGTTACCCGTCTTCCGGCGTGATCGTCGTCTCTTCGAGATCGGAGAACTCGTCGATGACCTCGACGAAGACACCGACGCTTTCGCTTTCGGTACCGAGTCCGACGATGACGTGCTGGTCTCCGGGTTCGGTCACGTCGACGCTTCGTTCGACAGAGACCGGAGCGTCGACTCCAGGACCGCCGTCGAGCGTCGTGGACACAGTGTACGATCCGGCATCCTCCAGGACGCCACCGTAGGTCGTCGCCGTGTCCTCGTCCTCGGTTTCTCCCTCCGGTGGAATATCGAACGTCGCATCGAGCGCGGTCGTCCCGTCCGGACCCGTGACGACGACCGACCCCGTGATCCGGTGTTCTGTCGTGTTGAACACGTTCACGTCCTCGAGGACGAGCCCGCCGAAGAAATCGAGCATCTCCGAACAGCCGGCCAGCGCGGCCGTCGTCACGCTCGCACCGGCCGCCAGCACGCGCCGGCGGTCGATCGCTCGGCCGTCAATACCATCAAAGGCAGTCCATCGACCCATATCGGACCCATGCAGCCCCCGAGATATGAAACCGGATCGAGCGTTTCGCACCCGGAAACGGACCGCTGGCTCGCGAGCGTTCCGTACTCGGAGCCGCACCACCGGCCGGCGACCGTCCCCTGACCGAGACCATATCATTGGCCGGCGACCGTTCCGTGACCGCCGTGCTACCACTCGCCCGTGTCACTGCT
It contains:
- a CDS encoding bacterio-opsin activator domain-containing protein; its protein translation is MDDRLQAAPIGVLTVSSDGTVTEVNDAAGELIGGDPSGDPIEEALPRSVDDSLLAALDGETTETTFEEYYPTIDRWLAVSVTPADRGATVYLRDVSERRRAARTAERFRAERERAAVIDEAQSAVLAALVGSSSRDEIEETIVRELGERDRWTFAWIGARGLDGDGLTVRAVAGETGDAFSAVRGALDGPDATPEERAVETGRARLAQPIADDPDVPETVRLAAFGDGVQSVLAVPLAYGSTVYGVAGVYTDRTDAFSERERRSFETLGEIAGFAVTAARNRELLLSDTVTEVTLGVDAETPLSIVATELETAVTLRGLVAHESDAVLCYVTAADARPEAVEAAASDIPAVGHARVTSETVEIELVGSTPLRSVTSLGATVREATYDRSGGRLVIELPPGSDVRRTVRSLARDHEADVLAKRERERSVTTAREFRDGLSDRLTDRQETVLRTAYLADYFESPRGSTAEEVASSLDITGSTLLYHLRAGQRTLLETFFDDRSS
- a CDS encoding sensor histidine kinase, which encodes MSHSTPAIPIGAHPDPIVAYTIADDTAVVTAVNDAFEATFDGFAPETVSDVLDRFLVESRRDVRDSVLDGEPIEWSLEGDAAYVARNVPGDDECGFLVLSPIESTPATEAIELDHVASVVSHDLRNPLDVAKAHLRAAAETGDEQHFEAVAAAHDRMEHIVRDVLTLASGEDAIDTSNGVSVDDLVGDAWQSVETDRATLHVEEPLPVTRADPDRVRRLFENLFRNSVEHGSTDALSNGQANGVAHDSTSGQAGADDGVEIRVGPLSDGFYVSDDGPGIPESERDAALEAGYTTDERGTGLGLAIVERIVEAHGWELSLTDAESGGVRFEVRFDRQTEA
- a CDS encoding winged helix-turn-helix domain-containing protein, translating into MAARADPSKPNRAADRPQPTDLSGTELLELFGDEYTRAVFEAVAEKPRSGREVADAADVSRATAYRRLNDLRDVGLVRSELSLSRDGHHRERFEVTDTAMSVSVGGDGIQAAVRSRPE
- a CDS encoding sensor histidine kinase is translated as MNATPMVGLDLVTAGVFVLLTVVGVRNRKRPGATVASALWALLGVVAAGIAASRANIVTDRVALGVAFLGWVLAVPLWAGFVSSYTRRGPALSRRGIAAATGYVVVVAVTTLYGTVIGEPASGAARLAMAVLQTLLLGVGLFGVFLVVRSGRVDSGIAGRQALSLSIGGLCVTLFLFAVSTLDAADPGALPPLVSGVLAIGALAFAVGTFGADLFGGAPATGPLARRALLERMRAAILVVDRKRRLVDANAAAERTFDIALETDAGRPAAAVVGVDLDDLEDGPVTIPTAQGAREFAISRSELTDRREETVGRSYRFRDVTDRRTRRQRLDVLERVLRHNLRNDLDAIRGFAEGLSDGVAADPGVVTERIDSLAAELVEIGETVERADRVMRDALDPEPINLVTLVRSVVDDVDRRHEFESVVSPADGTEPIRTDPAVLRAALTEVIENAVEHSDRSRPAVRVEVDRTDETATVTVRDDGPGIPERERAVLLEGAEEPLRHGSGVGLWFVSWAVTRLGGDLDLHAPDDGGSEVVVTIPDRRA
- a CDS encoding archaeosine biosynthesis radical SAM protein RaSEA; its protein translation is MSKPSPEVYERGKGMDAHNQVMREIRSRKDKSYDPTEPTRVWLDEDNTPDGIVRSLTIVLNTGGCRWARAGGCTMCGYVAESVEGGTVAHEDLLTQIDATLDHERDNADEPAEQVKIYTSGSFLDEREVPAETRRAIASAFADRERIVVESLPDFVDREKIADFTDEGLETDVAVGLETATDRVRRDCVNKYFEFADFAEAAAEVRAADAAAEDASAGVKAYLLLKPPFLSESEAIEDMKRSIRRCAGVEGCHTVSMNPTNVQKYTEVEQLYFEDGYRPPWLWSVAEVLESTADEDVIVVSDPVGHGSDRGPHNCGECDDRVQKAIKDFNLRQDPSVFEQVSCECELTWETVVERETGYNLPLAR
- a CDS encoding histidine kinase N-terminal 7TM domain-containing protein → MRITAPTVELAASVTAVVASSAFLATGFRYRRDPAARPLVAVAAALFAGSVAHLGLVDLELGRVLLDGPADPGPFWQLVAFDLTALVGVSWFLFALQYTGRDDSIASVARVAVAGVLVLLVGPHFDLTVSGPIVGFSTRVSNVVLGLAVVLAVALALIGLFLVLDATLKHKAYPASQTAVHVAALGSVLLAPFVATTVREPLVTPLSVAASSLLFSGLIVRYRVFETLPVVSLVGRDRVIEEMSDGVVIVGADRRVRDLNPAAEALFGVDRSIALGEPLPVVIPDAPDLSTATGSGETDVILDSGRIVSVSVEATTDSRERSLGWLLVCRDITEKRQQARRLRVLTRVVAGAATEQMRSVTDVTAAIDAGECEPTRGGDRIRETTTTVAALVDDVRDIERRLSAGVQSPPPSADLRDVLGSLSVPDDATLTVDSAAERRHVAADPELIAATLEVLLVAAGSATLRIDADESIAASIAPFDASDPDSIEALSLRVVRVAAESASWELRTVPDVAPPAVRIVIPGETGSGGELA
- a CDS encoding AIM24 family protein, encoding MNTEQFASADAESDSPFTLENSYTLAVDVEGSLMAKAGSMVAFTGDLSFTGQASPEGGITGFIKEATTGEGTPIMTVEGSGTVYLADDEKKVQLLELEADESITVNGEDVLALEPRIDYEISKMDSLAGAFAGGFTNVYLEGPGFVALTTHGDPIVFEPPVSTDPSATVAWSRTTPDIEVNKNLSDMIGQESGERFQMDFRGSEGYVVVQPYEEL
- a CDS encoding response regulator, encoding MSEAAGQLRVLVVDDEREVADAYALRLRGFCDVETAYSGPEALSVLEQEPIDVVLLDRHMPEMSGDDVLRELDERGYYGRVVMVTAVDPDFDVLELPFDDYLCKPVEREDVRAAIDQQRRVLAYETLGEYFGVESKRAVIEAQTNDERRQNHDGYAELVDRSERLRERATRLLEDESVLERFDAVGRGQ